One window from the genome of Musa acuminata AAA Group cultivar baxijiao chromosome BXJ1-4, Cavendish_Baxijiao_AAA, whole genome shotgun sequence encodes:
- the LOC103983445 gene encoding glucose and ribitol dehydrogenase-like: protein MASGGQQFPPQTQERQPGKEHAMEPVPRATSEEYKPANKLQGKVALVTGGDSGIGRAVCYCFALEGATVAFTYVKSQEDKDANDTLQMLRQNKRSNAKDPIAIPADLGYEENCRKVVEEVMNTYGCIDILVNNAAEQYVRPLITEITEQQLERVFRTNIFSYFFVSKFVVKYMKAGSSIINTTSVNAYKGNAKLLDYTSTKGAIVAFTRALALQLVERGIHVNGVAPGPVWTPLIPTSFPQEQVANFGKQVPMGRAGQPIEIAPSFVFLAATPDSSYITGQVIHPNGASQISPAYTAPRGLGFLSCCVQADL, encoded by the exons ATGGCCTCCGGCGGTCAGCAGTTCCCTCCTCAGACCCAAGAGCGCCAACCCGGCAAAGAGCACGCCATGGAACCTGTACCTCGGGCCACCAGCGAAGAATACAAGCCGGCTAACAAGCTTcaa GGTAAGGTAGCGCTTGTGACCGGAGGGGACTCCGGTATAGGTCGGGCGGTGTGCTACTGCTTCGCACTGGAGGGTGCGACGGTGGCATTTACGTATGTCAAGTCTCAGGAGGATAAGGATGCGAATGACACCCTCCAGATGCTGAGGCAGAACAAAAGGAGCAATGCGAAAGATCCCATTGCAATCCCAGCTGACCTTGGCTACGAGGAGAACTGCAGGAAGGTGGTGGAGGAAGTGATGAACACGTATGGCTGCATCGATATCCTGGTGAACAATGCTGCGGAGCAGTACGTGCGCCCGTTGATCACCGAGATCACTGAGCAGCAGCTGGAGAGAGTCTTCAGAACCAACATCTTCTCCTACTTCTTCGTGTCCAA GTTCGTGGTGAAGTACATGAAGGCCGGAAGTAGCATCATCAACACCACGTCGGTGAACGCCTACAAGGGTAACGCCAAGCTGCTGGACTACACGTCCACCAAGGGCGCGATCGTGGCCTTCACCAGGGCGCTGGCGCTGCAACTGGTGGAGCGGGGGATCCACGTCAACGGCGTGGCGCCGGGCCCGGTGTGGACGCCGCTGATACCGACCTCCTTCCCCCAAGAACAGGTGGCCAACTTTGGGAAGCAAGTGCCGATGGGGAGAGCCGGGCAACCCATCGAGATCGCCCCCTCGTTCGTCTTCCTTGCAGCCACTCCAGACTCTTCCTACATAACAGGGCAAGTCATCCACCCCAATGGTGCGTCTCAGATTTCACCTGCCTATACTGCTCCTCGTGGCCTTGGATTTCTCTCTTGCTGTGTGCAGGCGGACCTGTAG
- the LOC103998461 gene encoding probable methyltransferase PMT18, with product MAKDNSGSLKIHPSESKRRRVTYIFSVSGLCVLFYILGAWQNSTTPTLNQRSDLASKVECDNDFPRSTESLSTSSSSEGETLDFQAHHQLSFNDTFMVTEKFPPCALNFSEYTPCQDLTRCKKFARAMLAYRERHCPAQHELIRCLIPAPPKYKTPFKWPRSRDYAWYDNIPHRELSIEKAVQNWIQVEGDRFRFPGGGTMFPRGADVYIDDINALVSLTDGDIRTAIDTGCGVASWGAYLLKRDILTMSFAPRDTHEAQVQFALERGVPAMIGVMATQRLPYPARAFDMAHCSRCLIPWQDFDGLYLIEVDRVLRPGGYWILSGPPIRWKKYYVGWERTQEDLKQEQDSIEDVAKRLCWKKVIEKGDLAIWQKPINHADCIQSRRIYKTPHICKNDNADAAWYWKMEACITPLPEVSSSSEVAGGELQKWPQRAFAVPPRISKGTIPGLTVKKFEDDNTVWKERIEYYKRIIPPLSQGRYRNAMDMNAYLGGFAAALMDYPIWVMNVVPANSDYDTLGVIYERGFIGTYQDWCEAFSTYPRTYDLIHASAIFSIYQDRCGDITYILLEMDRILRPEGTVIVRDTVDVLTKVQGIAERMRWKCKIVDHESGPFNPEKILFAVKTYWTAAPSTQQ from the exons ATGGCCAAAGACAATTCTGGATCTCTAAAGATCCACCCGTCGGAATCGAAGAGGCGTCGTGTAACCTATATCTTCTCTGTGAGTGGCCTCTGTGTTCTGTTCTACATTCTTGGGGCTTGGCAGAACAGCACTACACCCACCTTGAATCAGAGATCCGATTTGGCGTCGAAAGTTGAATGCGACAATGACTTCCCTCGATCCACCGAGTCATTATCCACCTCCTCGTCATCAGAGGGTGAAACCCTCGATTTCCAAGCTCACCATCAGCTAAGCTTCAATGATACGTTCATGGTGACGGAGAAATTCCCACCTTGTGCTCTGAACTTCAGCGAGTACACACCCTGCCAAGACCTAACCAGGTGTAAGAAGTTCGCGAGGGCGATGCTAGCGTACCGAGAGCGACACTGTCCTGCACAACATGAGCTCATCCGGTGCCTGATTCCTGCTCCACCAAAGTACAAAACACCCTTCAAATGGCCTCGGAGCAGAGACTACGCTTGGTATGACAACATTCCTCACAGGGAGCTGAGCATCGAGAAGGCTGTTCAGAACTGGATCCAGGTCGAAGGTGACCGGTTCAGATTCCCCGGAGGTGGCACCATGTTCCCGCGTGGTGCCGACGTTTATATCGATGACATAAATGCTCTCGTCTCACTGACTGATGGCGATATCAGGACTGCCATCGACACAGGCTGCGGA GTTGCCAGTTGGGGagcttatcttctaaagaggGACATCCTAACAATGTCATTTGCACCAAGAGACACACATGAGGCGCAGGTGCAGTTCGCTCTGGAGCGGGGAGTTCCGGCCATGATTGGAGTGATGGCCACACAGAGGTTGCCGTACCCTGCCAGAGCATTTGATATGGCTCATTGTTCCCGGTGTTTGATTCCTTGGCAAGATTTTG ATGGCCTGTATCTGATTGAAGTTGACCGAGTTCTCAGACCTGGAGGTTACTGGATTCTCTCTGGTCCTCCAATTCGTTGGAAGAAGTACTATGTAGGCTGGGAGAGGACTCAAGAAGATCTAAAGCAAGAGCAAGATTCAATAGAGGACGTCGCCAAACGCCTTTGCTGGAAGAAAGTAATCGAGAAGGGCGATCTTGCGATTTGGCAGAAGCCCATCAACCATGCCGATTGCATCCAGAGCAGAAGGATCTACAAAACACCTCACATTTGCAAGAATGACAATGCTGACGCTGCCTG GTACTGGAAAATGGAGGCCTGCATCACCCCGTTACCAGAAGTAAGCAGTAGCAGCGAAGTAGCAGGTGGTGAACTCCAGAAATGGCCCCAGAGGGCATTTGCTGTGCCCCCAAGAATAAGCAAAGGTACAATCCCTGGCTTGACCGTGAAGAAATTTGAAGACGACAACACGGTGTGGAAAGAGCGGATAGAGTACTACAAGCGAATCATTCCGCCGTTGTCTCAAGGGCGATACCGAAATGCGATGGACATGAATGCCTACTTGGGTGGATTTGCAGCAGCTCTGATGGATTATCCCATCTGGGTGATGAATGTAGTCCCTGCAAATTCAGATTATGACACCCTTGGTGTGATCTATGAGAGGGGATTCATCGGTACATATCAGGACTGGTGTGAAGCCTTCTCAACTTATCCCAGAACTTATGATCTCATTCATGCTAGTGCCATTTTCAGCATTTATCAGGACAG GTGTGGTGACATTACATACATACTCTTGGAGATGGATAGGATACTGAGGCCGGAGGGAACAGTGATAGTCCGCGACACCGTGGACGTCCTCACGAAAGTTCAGGGGATCGCAGAGAGGATGAGATGGAAGTGTAAGATCGTGGATCATGAAAGTGGACCTTTCAACCCTGAGAAGATCCTTTTTGCTGTCAAGACTTACTGGACAGCTGCTCCTTCTACACAGCAGTAA
- the LOC103982799 gene encoding auxin-responsive protein SAUR32, which yields MRKNNEVDKKNNSHHHHHHGHLWTSLSFQLHMPHLGHDKEKAGMPPKGCMVMWVGQEGEEQQRFVVPVVYLNHPLFAKLLEEAEKEYGFDQKGAIVIPCGVDHFRHVQDLIDGEGGAAGAAPAAGHSRRHNDQHQNQHRHRPVINDHENERACAPAAAAAGGGHRHGDHHHHRQHSHHHLPHFAACFGA from the coding sequence ATGAGGAAGAACAACGAGGTGGACAAGAAGAATAAcagccatcaccaccaccaccacggccACCTGTGGACGTCGCTGAGCTTTCAGCTGCACATGCCACATCTGGGCCACGACAAGGAGAAGGCTGGGATGCCGCCCAAGGGTTGCATGGTGATGTGGGTGGGGCAGGAAGGGGAGGAGCAGCAGCGGTTCGTCGTGCCGGTGGTGTACCTCAACCACCCGCTCTTTGCGAAGCTGTTGGAGGAGGCAGAGAAGGAATATGGCTTCGACCAGAAGGGGGCAATCGTCATCCCCTGCGGCGTCGATCATTTCCGCCATGTGCAGGATCTCATCGATGGCGAGGGCGGCGCTGCCGGTGCTGCACCTGCTGCTGGCCATAGTCGTCGCCACAACGACCAGCACCAAAATCAGCACCGCCACAGGCCGGTTATTAACGACCACGAGAACGAGCGAGCCTGtgctcctgctgccgctgccgctggcgGTGGTCATCGCCATGGCGATCATCATCATCACAGGCAACACAGTCATCACCACCTTCCCCACTTTGCTGCATGCTTTGGAGCGTGA